One part of the bacterium genome encodes these proteins:
- a CDS encoding T9SS type A sorting domain-containing protein, with amino-acid sequence MRFSPMLFILGCLLLAGGVQFCVAAGQAQATPSPARAALGQMSRAERKNSSISVEFETSDSEVVLLGREVEHLWNAGQYDEALARLDSLEATVGHVAIGNSWRKPVPTLETTLWGRDVRIGNRDSLVQLAFDGQAASGNLFVALRPGSGYPHFSVCVSTDSGATWEETFTWNGSPPTSIAGHVVTDHFYVAYNSPGEDPQHIRLRRFRCSDGSADTFHNGDVWVIPCTLAVADTMKEVSLSSSGWLNMGWLYMAAIASDGSVWYGYCNVGNGTWSRYPTGITSGASQGIDLDFIWYSDSSHLFLSYYDTSDTLRICTWIGGGFTQRFSLLTGTGNSTSLSGCHDTVVCVYEDGISSPHQIRYAISYDNGYTWTTGTLSSVDTAAEAPAVAPCTLGVLAAVYRHEGTTRELRFRRRIGSGPWSDPVSIADNEPYWSRPGIECLDASGVCGVAYLSNTIPVVRGAYYNRSDWVYGIAEQRRLAVDENILSVFPNPLSGLGQLTYTLNRASDLRMRVYDRAGRAVLTLFDGRSPGGRQSLGLNAAGVAPGVYFIRAEADGRALTVPVTVVK; translated from the coding sequence ATGAGATTCTCGCCAATGCTCTTCATCCTCGGCTGCCTGCTGCTGGCGGGAGGAGTCCAGTTTTGTGTAGCCGCCGGCCAGGCGCAAGCTACCCCGAGTCCGGCGCGAGCGGCGCTCGGACAAATGAGCCGGGCAGAGCGGAAGAACTCGAGCATATCCGTGGAGTTTGAGACGTCTGACAGCGAGGTTGTTCTACTCGGTCGCGAGGTCGAACATCTGTGGAATGCTGGCCAGTATGACGAGGCGTTGGCGCGGCTCGACAGCCTTGAGGCCACGGTCGGCCATGTGGCCATCGGCAACTCCTGGCGCAAGCCCGTGCCTACGCTTGAGACAACCCTCTGGGGAAGGGACGTCCGCATCGGTAACCGCGATTCGCTGGTGCAACTGGCCTTCGACGGCCAAGCTGCAAGCGGCAACCTCTTTGTGGCCCTTCGCCCCGGCAGCGGCTATCCACACTTCTCGGTGTGCGTGTCAACCGACAGCGGTGCTACTTGGGAGGAGACATTCACGTGGAACGGGAGCCCTCCGACGTCGATTGCCGGCCACGTCGTCACGGACCATTTCTATGTTGCTTACAACTCGCCGGGAGAAGACCCGCAGCACATCCGGTTGCGACGGTTCCGGTGCAGCGACGGCTCGGCCGACACTTTCCACAACGGCGACGTCTGGGTAATCCCCTGCACACTGGCGGTAGCCGATACGATGAAAGAGGTGTCGCTGAGCTCAAGCGGGTGGCTCAATATGGGCTGGCTGTACATGGCCGCAATCGCATCTGACGGCAGCGTTTGGTACGGCTATTGCAATGTCGGCAACGGGACGTGGTCCCGGTACCCGACGGGGATCACCTCGGGGGCATCGCAGGGCATCGATCTTGACTTTATCTGGTACTCTGACTCATCCCACCTTTTTCTTTCTTACTATGATACGAGTGATACGCTGCGGATATGCACCTGGATAGGCGGGGGCTTCACTCAGCGTTTCTCGCTGCTCACGGGCACGGGCAACTCGACCAGTCTCTCAGGTTGCCACGATACTGTCGTCTGCGTCTACGAGGACGGTATTTCCTCACCGCACCAGATCCGATACGCCATCAGTTACGACAATGGGTACACGTGGACGACCGGCACGTTGAGCAGCGTCGACACCGCCGCGGAAGCGCCTGCGGTCGCGCCCTGCACGCTCGGCGTGCTCGCGGCCGTGTACCGGCACGAGGGTACGACACGCGAGTTGCGGTTCCGCCGGCGTATCGGCAGCGGGCCTTGGAGCGACCCGGTTTCGATCGCGGACAACGAACCGTACTGGAGCCGGCCGGGGATCGAGTGCCTGGACGCGAGCGGCGTGTGCGGGGTCGCGTACCTCTCCAATACCATCCCGGTTGTGCGAGGAGCCTACTACAATCGTAGCGATTGGGTGTATGGCATTGCCGAGCAGCGCCGGCTCGCTGTCGACGAGAACATCCTGAGCGTCTTCCCGAATCCGCTCTCGGGCCTTGGTCAACTGACCTACACGCTGAACCGAGCCTCTGACCTGCGGATGCGAGTTTATGACCGCGCCGGGCGCGCTGTGCTGACGCTCTTCGACGGCCGGAGCCCGGGCGGCAGGCAGTCGCTCGGGCTCAACGCTGCGGGCGTCGCGCCCGGGGTCTACTTCATCCGGGCAGAGGCCGATGGCAGGGCATTGACAGTACCGGTGACGGTCGTAAAATAG
- a CDS encoding YncE family protein, giving the protein MRLIASLLFLSCIVSLALGQWIETTIRLPDSTSKLDSIRIMQYHSPNRTVYVGGKHKLVAVDALTHRFLAWITLPDSPPPMDIVCSSTASNRLYCAPLSRESVWVVDCATNGPLKPVPLRARVQAMCYAAGPNKVYAACPPDSVVDVIDCATDSVVAIKVLSWPSALCYNPELNRIYVTKSTSDEVAVIDCGADTVISTIWVRGVEPTAIGYDSATNCVYTLNYTSATSSIIDCASDTVIRVVPVDAKPDRVVVGPDGKVYCGGYDDSVVTVVEPHGTRTVPVGLHLSSMSFDPISRKVSCALSDSDVVVIDAVGDTVVARVRAGEDLRLVCYDPVDTSTWATSADGAMVGIIDDGTDLLIDALLFGSFAPRNLCYNPANDRLYCLGRGLAVIACDSNQVVGILPVGGTADSMIRNPVNNRLYFSSPAENTVSILDCASDTIMATVEAGQSPDAMCCSADGKVYVTIGGGVAVIDPDGDSVRKVVPTPYDPKTLCYDRTDNRVYAGLDSGRLVSVIDVVRDSVLKNVPVSVSCDKVCWNQNHDKVYVSGSSDTSVVVIDCAGDTVRSSLSVQTFAPLTTYSDSASDRVFVSDGDLLYAINPAADTLNGGVGVGHVAGIVDNGQSGGANRLYCAETGNRELCVTNGTGDAIIRRVPMGVNSTVLAWNPAHWWVYALDPYSPSIVVVSDTMLGIEETEPRVQSHKLEATIVRGVLVLDAVYSRQKTGYSAELLNITGRKVMDLSTGANVVRALAPGVYFVREAQAQAQAQAVRKVVVMR; this is encoded by the coding sequence GTGAGACTCATCGCTTCTCTGCTGTTCCTGAGCTGCATCGTGTCGCTCGCGCTCGGCCAGTGGATTGAGACAACCATACGATTGCCGGACTCCACGTCCAAGCTGGATAGTATCCGTATCATGCAGTATCACTCTCCGAACCGGACCGTCTACGTCGGCGGCAAGCACAAGCTGGTCGCCGTCGATGCCTTGACGCATAGGTTCCTGGCATGGATTACGCTGCCCGATTCGCCCCCGCCCATGGACATAGTGTGCAGCAGCACGGCCAGCAACCGGCTGTACTGCGCGCCACTCTCCAGGGAGTCGGTCTGGGTGGTGGACTGCGCTACCAACGGTCCTCTCAAACCCGTCCCGTTGCGCGCCCGCGTGCAGGCGATGTGCTACGCCGCTGGGCCGAACAAGGTCTACGCGGCCTGCCCGCCGGACAGCGTGGTCGATGTGATTGACTGCGCGACCGACAGCGTGGTGGCAATAAAGGTCCTATCCTGGCCCTCGGCGCTCTGCTACAACCCGGAGCTGAACCGCATCTACGTTACCAAGTCAACCTCCGACGAGGTTGCCGTCATCGACTGTGGCGCAGACACGGTAATCAGCACCATCTGGGTACGTGGTGTCGAGCCTACCGCCATCGGCTATGACTCGGCGACCAATTGCGTGTACACGCTTAACTACACGAGCGCCACTTCGTCGATCATTGACTGCGCGAGTGACACCGTGATTCGCGTCGTCCCGGTAGACGCCAAGCCCGACAGGGTGGTGGTCGGGCCTGATGGCAAGGTCTACTGCGGCGGGTATGACGACTCGGTCGTGACCGTGGTCGAGCCACATGGGACAAGGACAGTCCCGGTTGGGCTGCATCTGTCGAGCATGAGCTTTGACCCCATCAGCCGGAAGGTCTCTTGCGCCTTGTCGGATTCGGACGTCGTGGTCATCGACGCCGTCGGCGACACCGTCGTGGCCCGTGTCCGGGCGGGTGAAGACCTGCGGCTGGTCTGCTACGACCCGGTGGATACGAGCACGTGGGCGACCAGCGCGGACGGAGCCATGGTCGGCATCATTGACGATGGGACAGACTTGCTCATCGACGCGCTCCTGTTCGGTTCCTTTGCTCCCAGGAATCTGTGCTACAATCCTGCCAACGACCGTCTCTACTGCCTGGGTCGGGGTCTGGCGGTTATTGCCTGTGATTCCAACCAGGTAGTGGGGATATTGCCGGTCGGCGGAACGGCGGACTCGATGATCCGGAACCCGGTCAACAACAGGCTCTACTTCAGCAGCCCGGCGGAGAACACAGTGTCCATTCTCGACTGCGCGAGCGATACCATCATGGCGACTGTGGAAGCCGGCCAGTCGCCAGACGCAATGTGCTGTAGCGCTGATGGGAAGGTTTACGTGACAATCGGCGGGGGCGTCGCGGTCATCGACCCCGACGGTGACTCAGTCCGGAAGGTCGTGCCGACGCCTTACGACCCAAAGACGCTCTGCTACGACCGCACCGACAACCGGGTCTACGCCGGCCTGGATAGCGGCAGGCTGGTGAGCGTTATTGATGTGGTCCGTGATTCAGTTCTGAAGAACGTGCCGGTCTCGGTGTCCTGCGACAAGGTCTGCTGGAACCAGAACCACGATAAAGTCTACGTGTCCGGGTCCTCAGACACGTCCGTGGTGGTCATCGATTGCGCCGGTGACACCGTTCGCAGTAGCCTGAGCGTGCAGACCTTCGCACCGCTGACCACGTACAGCGATTCGGCCAGTGACAGGGTGTTCGTTTCCGACGGTGACCTGCTATATGCCATCAACCCGGCGGCCGATACTCTGAACGGGGGGGTAGGCGTGGGGCACGTGGCGGGCATTGTCGACAACGGACAATCGGGCGGTGCCAACCGGCTTTACTGCGCCGAAACTGGGAACCGGGAGTTGTGCGTGACTAACGGTACAGGCGATGCCATAATACGCAGGGTCCCAATGGGGGTGAACTCAACTGTCTTGGCTTGGAACCCGGCTCACTGGTGGGTCTACGCGCTGGACCCTTATAGTCCCAGCATTGTCGTGGTGAGTGATACGATGCTCGGCATAGAGGAGACTGAGCCGCGAGTCCAAAGCCACAAACTTGAGGCGACAATAGTGCGGGGAGTGCTGGTGCTTGACGCAGTGTACAGTAGACAGAAGACAGGATACAGCGCCGAGCTGCTGAATATCACGGGGCGGAAGGTGATGGACCTGAGCACGGGGGCCAATGTTGTTCGGGCGCTGGCACCGGGCGTGTACTTTGTGAGGGAAGCCCAAGCGCAAGCTCAAGCCCAAGCGGTTCGCAAGGTCGTGGTCATGAGGTAA